In the Arachis stenosperma cultivar V10309 chromosome 8, arast.V10309.gnm1.PFL2, whole genome shotgun sequence genome, ACACCATATCTACCAAAGGCACAAGTAACCATAAGATGCTTAAAAGTTTCTACTTCCTTTCCACGCAGTCtattaggtagcgtttgttttgaggtactggGACAGAGATTGGGAGACTGAGACAcagtatcatgtttgttggttcagagactggtactaaaatttttgtctctgtctctaaaatttcagtatttcaatACCTCCAAAAAATAGGGACACAagggactgaaatttttagagacagagactgaaattttaataacattttatacctaaaataccctcatttcaattaattaatttcaattttatcctttttgcaaattaaattagagttttattcttgtttcaatttctgtctctcACTTTGCACCAAGCAGAATACTGAAATTTATTTCGGTCTCTGTCTCTTAatctctgtctctcagtctcagtctttcaatttctatctctctaccaaacgctaccttaaaGTGGTCTTTAGTATCCGTCCCACTAAAATAGGCTAAgctaaaaattgaatatatagTTATTCAATTTCACTACATaactaacaaaaattttattaactCCTGCTAATTCTTGCTTATAGCTGTGTTTAatgaaaatatctttataaatgtatttaataaaaatatcatttttatagttatatttaataaaagtatctttatagatatattttctaATTATGTCTCTTTATAGATGTGTTTTCTAGTAAAAATGtctttaatattaattattgttgACAATAAGTTGACACATAGTATATTAGtatcttatatttttctatattttatatcatttacTAATTTGATGGCCGATTTTcaaaaagtatttaaaataatcgatataaaaaatgaattttattcaatttttttaaaataaaaataaattattctatgtaatatgtttaataattattgaattaaatGAATTGATTTATCTTGATTAATAATAGTGACATTATTGCTCTCCATTCAGTCCATTGTGTTACAAAGAGACAGGAGTGGAATTTGGTGGGGGACTGTGACTATGCTGGTTTCTTTATTAGTAGAAGCACAGAATGCTCAGTAAGTTTCAAAGTCTATGGATGACAGTATGCAgctcaaaattttaatatttataaattgtaAAATATTATATCTTGGTTAGCTTAAATTAATAAGTTGCCATTAATTATGATAAAGCAACTCATTccatttaataattattaaatatgtcataaaaattaatttattctttattttaaaaattgttgaATAGAATTCACCAATATAAAATATCAAGGTAAAAAATTTACTGATATAATGATGTtgaaaaaagagataaaaaagaatgaagagtgctaaaaaaattaataatttttatattttgtaattattaattaattattaataatatttttaatagtataaaattatatttaatagtaaaaaattatttttttttttggataattaattaagtattGACCAACTTTTTGCGAGAGTGGAAAGAGATGGAAGGGCCGCGGAAAGACGGAGGCGGTGCTGGCCATACTTTGGAAAATCTTGTTTGTTTGTGTTAATATAAATAGAGGCAGCGTGACTAGAGTTGGACCCCACTCTGAAATGAGCTGCAACGGTTGCCGGGTGCTCCGCAAGGGATGCAGCGACATGTGCCCCCTGAGGACATGCCTTCACTGGATTCCATCCCCTCAGGCACAAGCTCACGCCACTCTCTTCCTCGCTAAGTTCTTTGGCCGCTCCGATCTCTTCTCCTTCATTTCCTCTGTCCCACACAACAACAGGCCCGGTATCTTCACTACCtactcttcttcctttcttaattactcttttattatttatttcctTCATTTTTATTCTACTATCTCTATCTCAGAGCTGTTTCAGTCTCTGCTTTATGAAGCTTGCGGACGAACCATCAATCCCGTCAATGGCGCTGTGGGCCTGCTCTCCACTGGTAACTGGAACCTCTGCGAGGCCGCCCTCCGCACTGTCCTTGCCGGCGGCGTCCTCACCGCGTTGCCGGAGGCGGTCATCATGCCAGTCTTAGACGACTCTTCCGCTTCTCATGCTGCTCTTCATTTCAACAACACAAGCTTATCAGAGGCGTCCAAGAGGCGCAGCGTTAGCGGTGTTTCAACGCCACCCGCTGTGTCAGTTGTTTCGGGAGAACCATCGGAGATGACCTTGATGAGCTTTGATGATGGCATTTGCAGTCACAACCAGAGAAAACTCTTGAATCTTTTCGTGTAAGAGTTACGTACTAGCTAaactctaataataataataataataataataataataataatgcaattGCATAGAAGAGATGATAGAGAGACGCAAATAGACTCCATTCCTTTGTGCGGAAATTTTGACACAGCTTTTAATTTTACTGTTATTGTTCTTAATTACTATAACAAAGGTATGGTATCGCGGAAGCCATTgtgttttattttcatttaatcTGCTAGCTAGCTCTGTACATATAAATACCTTATTTCTTAACTATAACTTATGTATCCTCGTATATTGCATATCCTTTAGCAGGGTAAAATCTGCTAATACTTTCATGTTAGTTCGTGAAATTTGAGTTTCTGCGAGGCACATAGTTAGTAATAAGATAAATGAAGAATTGAAATAAAGAGCAAAGAATAAATGAAGTAAGAGGAAAATAGTGCGGTGCACGTCATGAAGGCATCAGATGAGGCATGCATGTCTCCGCTAGAAGTGAGTTCCACGGCAAAAGCCACCGTATTCTAAAAAGGGGAATAAGACACGCATATTATTATTCTCCCAATCCTAATCCCTAGCTGCTTCTTACGTATACCTCTCGCCGCGTCCCTCtacttatttttctcaatgcGGCTCCCATCCTATTCACAATTTGATGAAAATTTGGGTAATtattaatttgactaaattttttaaaaaatatagggttttaatatattatcttattaatttattatcaataataattaattatcatattttaaacatatgtataaaaaatacattaaaaaaaaatatatataaagacatttttattagatataactataaaaaaaatattttttaaatacattCATAAAGACATTTCTATTAAATATAATCATAAACAAGAATTGATAGAAATTGacagaattaaaatttttatttaactattctcaatttaaaaattgaatgtAATTTTCATCTCACAATTAACCTGTCAACTCAAATCAACTTAAGCGCGCTCCTGGTTTATACTTTATAAGCTTATGCCCTGTGGTCAGTGGCGGAGCTTAGTTCAGACAAGGGGGCCATGGCCCCCccaaactttttataaaaaaattagtagtactttttaaaagataaaaaataattcaattggTTTAAATACTTTACTATGACTTAAAGTACCCAATAAGTTCAATAAACAACACTCTCTCTACCTttaagttcaaatataaaaaattagatattttttatttaatttaatattattttatattttactatttatttaatttaattttttatatgataaaaaataatagaatattcaataagtattaatattattgtattgtataaattgattaaaaaaattcaataaatattataaatttttatatttgtccTTCTAACTTCTTCTTTATATATTCTAcaggatatatattcaaatttttatataaaataataataaaaaatcaaagaattgatgcattttttaagaggaaggtaatatttaagaaggagaacatataagttttacaatatcaacacttatagatagttcttct is a window encoding:
- the LOC130946616 gene encoding LOB domain-containing protein 38-like, yielding MSCNGCRVLRKGCSDMCPLRTCLHWIPSPQAQAHATLFLAKFFGRSDLFSFISSVPHNNRPELFQSLLYEACGRTINPVNGAVGLLSTGNWNLCEAALRTVLAGGVLTALPEAVIMPVLDDSSASHAALHFNNTSLSEASKRRSVSGVSTPPAVSVVSGEPSEMTLMSFDDGICSHNQRKLLNLFV